A region of Coccinella septempunctata chromosome 5, icCocSept1.1, whole genome shotgun sequence DNA encodes the following proteins:
- the LOC123313729 gene encoding endoplasmic reticulum resident protein 44: protein MHVNNIRIVNNDRGVIILLFMVVYVFYNPTNSGAVELNQQNLDMTLASNELVFINFYAEWCRFSNILMPIFDEAADKVKQEFPDAGKVVMAKVDCDKETEVASRFHITKYPTLKIIRNGQPAKREYRGQRSVTAFLDFVKKQLEDPIREFFSLSELMSLESNKRMIIGYFDRRDQPEYGIFRRVATNLKEDCQFHVGFGEASQQMHPPGHPIIVFRPDKDRSNDLDVTYNGSLNNFDEMHIWMSEMCVPLVREITFENAEELTEEGLPFLILFHAPEDKESIKRYTEIVMTDLISEKQSINFLTADGKRFAHPLHHLGKSDKDLPLIAIDSFRHMYLFPKYEDIEVPGKLKQFIKDLYSGKLHREFHYGPEETNELPGTTPPESTFRKLAPSKNRYTLLRDEL, encoded by the exons ATGCATGTAAATAATATAAGGATAGTGAATAACGATAGAGGAGTAATAATTCTTCTGTTCATG GTGGTCTATGTATTTTACAATCCAACAAATAGTGGAGCAGTAGAATTAAATCAACAGAATTTAGATATGACTTTAG CGTCAAATGAATTAGTTTTTATAAACTTTTATGCGGAGTGGTGCAGATTCAGTAATATATTGATGCCGATATTTGATGAGGCAGCTGACAAGGTGAAACAAGAATTTCCTGATGCAGGAAAAGTGGTAATGGCTAAAGTTGACTGTGATAAAGAAACTGAAGTAGCGTCCAGATTCCACATCACCAAATATCCTACTCTTAAAATTATTCGAAATGGTCAACCTGCCAAAAGGGAATACAGAGGCCAAAGATCAGTCACTGCATTCCTTGACTTTGTTAAAAAGCAACTTGAAGACCCCATCAGAGAATTCTTCAGTCTCAGTGAACTGATGTCACtagaatcaaataaaagaatgatTATAG GTTACTTTGATAGGAGAGATCAACCTGAATATGGTATATTCCGAAGGGTAGCTACAAACTTGAAGGAGGATTGTCAATTCCATGTTGGATTCGGTGAAGCTTCTCAGCAAATGCATCCCCCAGGCCATCCCATTATTGTATTCCGACCTGACAAAGATAGATCCAATGATTTGGATGTAACATACAATGGTTCTTTGAACAATTTCGATGAGATGCATATTTGGATGTCTGAAATGTGTGTTCCTTTGGTGAGAGAAATCACATTCGAAAATGCAGAGGAGCTAACAGAAGAGGGCTTGCCATTCCTCATTCTATTTCATGCTCCAGAAGATAAAGAAAGCATCAAAAGATATACAGAAATAGTAATGACAGATTTGATCTCAGAAAAAC agagtATAAACTTCCTCACAGCGGATGGAAAGAGATTTGCCCATCCGTTGCATCATCTCGGAAAAAGCGATAAAGACTTACCTTTGATAGCAATAGACAGCTTCAGACATATGTACCTTTTCCCTAAGTATGAAGACATTGAAGTACCTGGGAAACTCAAACAGTTCATCAAAGATTTGTACTCTGGCAAACTTCATCGGGAGTTCCATTATGGTCCAGAAGAAACTAATGAACTACCAGGAACTACTCCACCTGAAAGCACATTCAGAAAACTAGCCCCAAGTAAAAATAGGTACACTCTGCTCAGAGACGAGTTgtaa